From the genome of Excalfactoria chinensis isolate bCotChi1 chromosome 14, bCotChi1.hap2, whole genome shotgun sequence, one region includes:
- the HS3ST2 gene encoding heparan sulfate glucosamine 3-O-sulfotransferase 2, translating to MAHRAPSGRAVAPSRRLARRVLFLFTLSLSCSYLCYSLLCCCGGPAAPRARCAPARSAAAAKKLLQKSRTCRPPPAEPPGSSAPARRPREPPAPPAGSAPGPARPGSKRLPQAIVVGVKKGGTRAVLEFIRVHPDVRALGTEPHFFDRNYDRGLEWYRSLMPRTLDSQITVEKTPSYFVTKEAPRRIFNMSRDTKLIVVVRNPVTRAISDYTQTLSKKPDIPTFEGLSFRNRSLGLVDTSWNAIRIGMYAVHLQSWLQYFPLSQIHFVSGEKLITDPAGEMGKVQDFLGIRRVITDKHFYFNKTKGFPCLKKTESNSSPRCLGKSKGRTHVQIDPEVIEQLRDFYRPYNIKFYETVGQDFRWE from the exons ATGGCGCATAGGGCGCCGAGCGGGCGGGCCGTGGCTCCATCCCGGCGGCTGGCGCGGAGGGTGCTCTTCCTCTTCACGCTGTCGCTGTCCTGCTCCTACCTCTGCTAcagcctcctctgctgctgcggcggccccgccgcgccccgcgccCGCTGCGCGCCCGCCcgcagcgccgccgccgccaagAAACTTCTGCAGAAGTCGCGGACCTGCCGGCCGCCTCCCGCGGAACCTCCGGGCAGCTccgcgcccgcccgccgccctcGGGAGCCCCCGGCACCGCCCGCCGGCAGCGCCCCGGGCCCGGCCCGTCCGGGCAGCAAGCGGCTGCCGCAGGCCATCGTGGTGGGCGTCAAGAAGGGCGGCACCCGCGCCGTGCTGGAGTTCATCCGCGTGCACCCCGACGTGCGCGCCCTGGGCACCGAGCCCCACTTCTTCGACCGCAACTACGACCGCGGGCTGGAGTGGTACAG GAGCCTGATGCCGCGCACACTCGACAGCCAGATCACGGTGGAGAAGACCCCCAGCTACTTTGTCACCAAGGAGGCCCCACGGCGGATCTTCAACATGTCTCGGGACACCAAGCTGATTGTGGTGGTGCGCAACCCCGTCACCCGCGCCATCTCGGACTACACGCAGACGCTCTCCAAGAAGCCAGACATCCCCACCTTTGAGGGGCTGTCCTTCCGCAACCGCAGCCTGGGCCTGGTGGACACCTCCTGGAACGCCATCCGTATTGGGATGTATGCCGTGCacctgcagagctggctgcagtaCTTCCCCCTCTCTCAGATCCACTTTGTCAGTGGGGAGAAGCTGATCACCGACCCAGCTGGGGAGATGGGCAAGGTGCAGGACTTCCTGGGCATCCGGCGGGTCATCACCGACAAGCACTTCTATTTCAACAAGACAAAAGGCTTTCCTTGcctgaaaaaaacagagagcAACAGCTCACCTCGCTGCCTGGGCAAATCCAAGGGGAGGACTCACGTGCAGATAGACCCCGAGGTGATAGAGCAGCTTCGGGACTTTTACAGACCTTACAACATCAAGTTCTATGAAACAGTTGGGCAAGACTTCAGGTGGGAATGA